One stretch of Pelmatolapia mariae isolate MD_Pm_ZW linkage group LG3_W, Pm_UMD_F_2, whole genome shotgun sequence DNA includes these proteins:
- the LOC134617285 gene encoding butyrophilin subfamily 1 member A1-like: MNSALNTHLVLLLMVFAQLPSSFTKGTIQVIGSSHPIVALVGDDVILPCYLNSSISASDETVEWTKYKLDPRFVYVWRDGGELESKKNPSYKGRTTVSISKLKHGDISLNLSKVRLSDRGRYRCFLPDFGETLLELIVGAVSLPVIVSVQKAMTGVALQCESAGWYPEPELLWLDGEGNLLSAGPTETLRGPDDLYTVSSRVTVEKRHSNNITCRVQQRNTNQSRETHIYISDYFFTAPPNPAVCVTLLTLFVISLFCILLVIFVCWIQRRKTIRIQTNHAVALMEQD, translated from the exons ATGAATTCTGCTTTAAACACCCATTTGGTGCTGTTATTGATGGTGTTTGCCCAACTACCTTCTTCCTTTACTAAAG GTACCATTCAGGTAATTGGTTCATCTCACCCAATAGTGGCTTTAGTGGGTGATGATGTCATACTGCCATgctacttgaactcctccataAGCGCCTCAGACGAGACGGTGGAGTGGACAAAATATAAGCTGGATCCCAGATTTGTTTATGTGTGGCGTGATGGTGGTGAACTGGAAAGTAAAAAGAATCCCTCCTACAAAGGAAGAACAACGGTATCCATCTCCAAACTGAAGCATGGAGACATTTCACTGAATCTGTCTAAAGTGAGACTTTCTGATAGGGGAAGATATAGATGCTTTCTTCCAGATTTTGGTGAAACTTTATTGGAGCTCATTGTTG GAGCTGTATCCCTACCTGTAATAGTGAGTGTTCAAAAAGCCATGACTGGAGTTGCATTACAGTGTGAGTCTGCAGGCTGGTATCCAGAGCCTGAGCTGCTGTGGTTGGACGGTGAGGGAAACCTCCTCTCTGCTGGACCTACAGAGACCCTCAGAGGTCCTGATGACCTCTATACTGTCAGCAGCAGAGTGACTGTGGAGAAGAGACACAGCAACAACATCACCTGCAGAGTCCAACAGAGGAATACCAAccagagcagagagacacacatcTACATTTCTG ATTATTTTTTCACGGCCCCACCAAATCCTGCAGTTTGTGTCACTCTGCTCACTCTCTTTGTTATTTCCCTTTTCTGCATTCTTCTGGTGATCTTTGTTTGCTGGATACAGAGAAGGAAAACGATCA GGATTCAGACAAACCACGCTGTAGCTCTGATGGAACAAGATTGA